Proteins encoded together in one Plasmodium cynomolgi strain B DNA, chromosome 9, whole genome shotgun sequence window:
- a CDS encoding hypothetical protein (putative) — MNVKNPCAILNSHTKNANCEYDRSNGNNAISRDNPSVSIPSVDKNVRVYKNINEYDIIELKISASFNNKYICRYIGIHSGMTLYNIHRCICICLGVKKEDTDNYLHVFILNNGNIYGSGKKCSVSIIRKIQINTDRHITFKHIVKTPLYLYKAKDASKNQFCNDFPVNCANTFDDKACANGESQYGGESNPNEVMHSENESTQNSGGPSENNPNENNPNENNPNENIPHENIPHENNPHESSPNSRDQRIGDANPCNPDPHSRNVGANVNVMDISNFGQSRNGQTFVESNAMPNYDMLNSVDSVAEMNHCNLSIPTLGTTAKANKFSNLTNSSSSFYSHVDSNTPYNLSDNISNNGRSICGESLNRAASNRIMHFSHSSQLSATVVGEYHLRKSGGANINSGHANGGNANRNCPYDPNENNINLSNFPTQSKNMKTNEASNNSHLNEASNSAHLTEYHSDLELQKEGQKVSDNNDCDVKGPPPSENYAGEDAQEMEDTTAEDDYKRKKCKKGQYHKNWHDQNGSHINRKNDSPFRSNECTYADTTHADEHPLNKPCEEAHKVLSTNTGRDTCYLYMNSQEENQSCMLNTISSDGSPYKNAMSAISPTKSDHPFHAGNNYRFSTQQNDTHSYHPNGMKTPEQHEFANEDMQSNYLYSMNVSPQFSAHMKFNPTLSMHNLDEKNGAQSGQIMDNTDYPTIDSNCRDDSPSSPFFFPTNALPDYPYNLNGPNTPNYFLYKNGNDLTVHGKNSPIAYSYNNPMHNQENHIEYQNVMNNTFLERDFSHVSSPNWCIPSDHFPQSNNATYPNGSTTSSYMDNSFAVSPLDNTFNLQQVNHYWGDSKYEAVDSSKSCKNKDHLETSERIKHNDVSECCDDTYEEDNAMRNIPPNSGRGVTKNNPPWGNYNSTSTTHLRTHLNRKMGSQENHPEAPKETTEDLGKEPPQNCVEPDALQLHPSGRTAEEGEPNETNDSAAKDCINRKDSRREEHLLEDGKSYKDVQCGSPPKCSKDEMNHMENLGTNPASYHNDTEELKKGQLKERTQKMKDSHLVEGTKNGDTQKGSGASEEIINSDLEEANDFINSDHTGERKPSGTLSAHSMDDENAKEGVRSNPVTCNTVCEEKLGDATHAQVIHQDINTKGKFPQMENAHICNISNTYDDAKNSTPVRTEQKGGSNFYNTFNDTERGKNGHKSPQQVGCSHTGISDPHKKERNEQDYSYLQNGEYTSPGTHLVCEQNESNFPPNDLVQSENVKKGSTYEEHTHEGETNMQGKTEVLRTSTENSINKELHRFSKLNGKNAPTCGEHAPSRGRTTEEPISGSEKMESKEQHKDSTIDKQENFERDIKQGTQIILRNDNFHQDNEGSHFFTSEQREGIPPNGLNETDQLILEYHPHLNEELNSEEDSPPLNEQNTYLQHIQNMVLISPHENSSCVTPNMPSGPIHATERSEFEREDQTNLCLQQNAKGDCKQWDHNLYKENFYTNYKMNCIEGNITPCCSSSPSTGDNTIPNEFTENFHKTNLLADYNPYTKCTNEMVNKNQYSLNVENKNCAYPKTSVYFKKALSNTTCMQMDNGENDHGNNDPNPYYMSMLPMNNQNGIDFFSPGKHYANNGSLHTTSNTLMTVDTAVDTTDYMHSVKHSSPHGSPHGSLHGSLHASPHNTQHSSQHDEQRGGQRGNQRSTQWSKPLNNNPGAEENATYFPHFNSPERVNENYQRSYYNIMSSEKALPEQPPFYVGSNSLHKEADQTNFTSSLCEGQKEKIVQKKNLQDDKSRQGRNIRVGPNQQYVDGGDGEIMHSDQNVCPNPASAMLSSPPTITGEGVNCPTPPAMHTPPTNYTNCEYEFSVQRNLQYDHRNLCGTHKPSYHPPYSQSDNPMNSYNDYSCDASTYMMNSNANDYSSTFSAGSLRNVDNNVIKEDSYYGSVNQGGYLNINEAGMHSAAMGTFIHVDEMRQRGCVTSHEMDSNHYVQIMPHEEDINFKHLREDNITIGECINSAYAKGGNERGAEQKERSSEHKERSSEQKDRSSDQKDRSSEHKERSSEQSERDSEQSERGSEQSERTFEENKSSFSMLYLFGKVKFNISIIDIIHNKTNSHDLLWVPRCCNGSYGTFLKNNYLNANEIDKHVPEDHIDIDCINLKLMETRFSKNVASSRTTKRKRMIDIDKTVLHFYKEHISEFFNNKNKIIRLTKKLCKYKKKRKYNSSDNGKGTGKGASKGASKGTSMGTSKSSGKDDEENNAHPYEKQKCVSSKTASKTKYKGKKKVSRQASLGEDPKVDPSMDGENGAEHSEENDATCDHLNDAACDHLNDATCDHLNDADCGHQNDAPNESDAYAQSYAPNYADDQAHPNYYHQPRDDNRDYYHCYTGNELSANQMHAANADQHNYLFNEHVNRNINKMAIQNDLLQNEQTFNDPFVNNMLGDMSTRNVSRNNFFPNIMYHHFSEHSDVLSTHLHHQHIQHQHNQHQQNQHQHNQHQHNQHHHHHEMGTYPNLREEGSPNGGTLSSLPPTTYYNQPNSQYFFHNNPNAFKSNFANNASTRKGKNQTKSQMSSFNAKNADTKSALKLSQILEGNNNFINISNTFINTNFAKELHQTNDLLVNQNNFDLNVMSGGLNANQFTQ, encoded by the exons ATGAACGTGAAGAACCCCTGTGCTATCCTTAATAGCCACACGAAGAATGCCAACTGTGAATACGATCGGAGTAATGGAAATAATGCCATAAGTAGAGACAACCCTAGCGTGTCCATCCCATCAGTGGACAAAAATGTTCgtgtttataaaaacataaatgagTATGACATAATCGAGCTCAAAATAAGCGCTTCTTTTaacaacaaatatatatgccgCTATATAG gAATCCACAGCGGAATGACGTTATACAACATACACAGATGCATCTGCATATGCTTGGGagtcaaaaaggaagacacgGACAACTACTTGCacgtttttatattaaacAATGGAAACATTTATGGgagcggaaaaaaatgcagcgtTAGCATCATCAGGAAAATTCAGATAAACACAGATCGACACATTACCTTCAAGCATATAGTCAAGACCCCGCTGTATCTCTACAAGGCAAAGGACGCAAGTAAAAACCAGTTTTGCAACGATTTTCCAGTCAACTGCGCAAACACGTTCGATGACAAGGCCTGTGCGAATGGGGAAAGTCAGTACGGCGGAGAGAGCAATCCGAACGAGGTGATGCACAGCGAAAATGAGAGCACTCAAAATAGCGGCGGCCCGAGCGAGAACAACCCGAATGAGAACAACCCGAATGAGAACAACCCGAATGAGAACATCCCGCATGAGAACATCCCGCATGAGAACAACCCGCATGAGAGCAGCCCAAACAGCAGAGACCAACGCATCGGTGATGCAAACCCGTGCAACCCAGACCCCCACAGCAGAAATGTGGGCGCCAATGTCAACGTAATGGATATTTCAAACTTTGGGCAGTCCAGGAATGGCCAAACTTTTGTAGAATCAAATGCAATGCCTAACTATGACATGCTGAACAGTGTGGACAGTGTAGCAGAGATGAACCATTGCAATCTTAGTATACCCACATTAGGTACCACTGCTAAGGCAAACAAGTTTTCCAATTTAACCAACTCGTCCAGCAGCTTTTACAGTCATGTGGATAGCAACACACCTTACAACCTTAGCGATAATATTAGCAATAACGGAAGGAGTATCTGCGGCGAGAGTCTAAACAGGGCCGCAAGTAACAGGATCATGCACTTTAGCCACAGTAGCCAACTAAGTGCGACAGTTGTAGGGGAATACCATCTGCGTAAAAGCGGAGGTGCCAACATAAACAGTGGCCATGCGAACGGAGGTAACGCAAATCGCAACTGCCCCTACGACCCAAACGAAAACAACATCAACTTAAGTAACTTCCCCACTCAgagcaaaaatatgaaaacgaACGAAGCATCAAATAATTCCCACTTGAACGAAGCTTCAAATAGTGCCCACTTGACCGAATACCATTCCGATTTGGAACTACAAAAAGAGGGCCAAAAAGTAAGCGACAATAACGACTGCGATGTGAAGGGTCCACCTCCGAGTGAGAACTACGCAGGAGAGGATGCCCAAGAAATGGAGGACACCACTGCTGAAGATGActacaaaaggaaaaagtgcaaaaaggggcaatATCACAAAAATTGGCACGATCAAAATGGAAGCCATATCAACCGCAAAAACGATAGCCCTTTCCGCAGTAACGAATGCACCTATGCAGACACGACCCATGCTGACGAGCACCCCCTAAACAAACCATGCGAAGAAGCACACAAAGTATTATCTACAAACACTGGTAGAGACACTTGTTACCTTTACATGAATAGTCAGGAAGAAAATCAGAGCTGCATGCTTAACACAATTTCGAGTGATGGCAGCCCTTACAAGAATGCCATGTCTGCCATTTCACCTACAAAGAGTGATCACCCTTTCCACGCCGGCAATAATTACAGATTCAGCACACAACAGAATGACACCCACAGTTATCATCCTAATGGAATGAAAACGCCTGAACAACATGAATTCGCAAATGAGGACATGCAATCAAATTATCTCTATTCTATGAATGTGTCCCCCCAGTTTAGCGCCCATATGAAGTTCAATCCAACACTTAGCATGCACAAtttggatgaaaaaaatggggcacaAAGTGGGCAGATCATGGACAATACAGACTACCCAACAATTGATAGTAACTGCCGAGATGATAGTCCGTCGagcccttttttctttcccacgAATGCTCTTCCCGATTATCCCTACAACCTAAACGGGCCCAATACGCcaaattatttcctttacAAAAACGGAAACGACCTCACTGTTCATGGCAAAAATTCTCCAATCGCCTACAGCTACAATAATCCCATGCACAATCAAGAGAACCACATAGAGTATCAAAATGTGATGAACAATACTTTTCTTGAGAGAGACTTCTCCCATGTTAGCAGTCCCAATTGGTGCATCCCATCTGATCATTTTCCCCAATCAAATAATGCCACTTATCCGAATGGATCCACGACGAGCTCCTACATGGACAACTCATTTGCAGTTTCTCCGCTTGATAACACTTTCAATCTCCAGCAGGTAAACCACTACTGGGGTGATTCAAAATATGAAGCAGTTGATTCATCTAAGAGctgcaaaaataaagaccACTTAGAAACCTCGGAACGAATAAAACATAACGACGTTTCTGAATGTTGTGATGACACATATGAAGAGGATAACGCCATGAGAAACATACCACCAAATAGCGGTAGAGGAGTAACTAAAAATAATCCCCCCTGGGGCAATTACAATTCCACATCTACAACGCATCTGAGAACCCAtttgaacagaaaaatggggagtcAAGAGAATCATCCAGAAGCCCCAAAAGAAACAACTGAAGACTTGGGGAAAGAACCACCCCAAAATTGTGTTGAACCGGACGCCTTGCAACTTCACCCAAGCGGCAGAACCGCTGAAGAAGGTGAACCAAATGAAACAAACGATAGTGCCGCTAAAGATTGCATAAACAGGAAAGACTCACGTAGAGAAGAACACCTTTTGGAAGATGGAAAAAGCTACAAAGACGTACAATGTGGAAGCCCACCCAAATGTAGTAAAGACGAAATGAATCACATGGAAAACCTCGGAACGAACCCCGCATCATACCACAATGACACAGAGGAACTTAAAAAAGGCCAACTAAAGGAGCGGACACAGAAAATGAAAGATAGCCACCTTGtagaaggaacaaaaaacgGAGATACGCAAAAAGGGAGTGGAGCCTCCGAAGAAATTATCAATAGCGATCTCGAAGAAGCAAACGATTTTATCAACAGCGACCATACGGGTGAGAGAAAACCAAGCGGCACTCTCAGTGCTCACAGCATGGATGACGAAAATGCCAAGGAGGGCGTCAGATCCAACCCTGTAACTTGCAACACAgtatgtgaagaaaaattgggaGATGCTACACACGCCCAAGTGATCCACCAGGACATCAACACGAAAGGGAAatttccccaaatggaaaatgcaCACATCTGCAACATTTCAAACACATATGATGATGCTAAGAATAGCACCCCCGTTAGAACAGAACAAAAGGGAGGTtccaatttttacaacacTTTTAACGATACAGAACGTGGAAAGAATGGACATAAATCACCTCAACAGGTTGGGTGCAGCCATACAGGTATATCTGACCcccataaaaaagaaagaaacgaacaggattattcatatttacagAATGGAGAGTACACATCACCGGGTACCCACCTTGTgtgtgaacaaaatgaaagcaaTTTCCCCCCAAACGATTTAGTTCAAagcgaaaatgtaaaaaaaggctcCACATATGAAGAACACACACATGAGGGGGAAACAAACATGCAAGGAAAAACGGAAGTGCTTCGAACATCTACTGAAAATTCAATCAACAAGGAACTACACCGTTTTAGCAAGTTAAATGGAAAGAATGCCCCAACATGTGGAGAACATGCACCAAGCCGAGGAAGGACCACAGAGGAACCCATTTCAGGtagcgaaaaaatggaatcaaAGGAACAACACAAAGATTCGACAATTGACAAACAGGAGAATTTCGAAAGAGATATAAAACAAGGAACTCAGATAATTCTCAGAAATGACAATTTTCACCAAGACAATGaaggtagccatttttttacatctgAACAAAGGGAAGGTATTCCCCCAAACGGCCTTAACGAAACGGATCAGCTCATTCTAGAATACCATCCCCACTTAAATGAAGAACTCAATAGTGAAGAAGATTCCCCTCCTTTGAACGAGCAAAATACCTATTTGCagcatatacaaaatatggTTCTAATTTCTCCACATGAAAATAGCAGTTGTGTTACCCCCAACATGCCCAGTGGACCCATACACGCAACTGAACGTAGCGAATTCGAAAGGGAAGACCAAACCAATTTGTGCCTCCaacaaaatgcaaaaggggatTGCAAACAGTGGGATCACAACTTATATAAGGAGAATTTTTACACgaattacaaaatgaatTGTATAGAAGGAAATATCACCCCGTGTTGTAGTAGCTCTCCAAGCACTGGAGATAATACCATCCCAAATGAATTCACCGAGAATTTTCACAAGACTAACCTTTTGGCAGACTACAACCCGTACACCAAATGCACCAACGAAATGGTTAACAAAAATCAATATTCGCTCAacgtagaaaataaaaattgtgcctATCCTAAGACCTCagtttattttaaaaaggccCTTTCAAATACGACGTGCATGCAAATGGATAATGGAGAAAACGACCATGGGAACAATGACCCTAATCCCTATTACATGAGCATGTTACCGATGAATAATCAAAATGGGATAGATTTCTTCAGCCCGGGGAAGCACTACGCGAATAATGGCAGCCTGCACACCACTTCGAACACGCTTATGACCGTGGACACGGCAGTGGACACGACCGATTATATGCACAGCGTCAAGCATAGCAGTCCTCACGGAAGTCCGCACGGAAGTCTTCATGGAAGTCTTCATGCCAGTCCGCACAACACTCAACATAGTAGTCAGCATGACGAGCAACGAGGCGGCCAACGGGGCAACCAACGGAGCACCCAATGGAGCAAGCCCCTTAACAACAACCCCGGCGCAGAAGAAAACGCCACCtacttcccccattttaacAGCCCCGAACGGGTCAACGAAAATTATCAGCGCAGTTACTATAACATTATGTCAAGTGAAAAGGCGCTACCGGAACAACCTCCATTCTACGTTGGCTCAAATTCCCTGCACAAAGAAGCCGATCAAACAAATTTCACTTCCTCCCTGTGCGAAGgtcagaaggaaaaaattgtacaaaagaaaaatttacaggATGACAAAAGTAGACAAGGGCGGAATATCAGAGTGGGCCCTAACCAGCAATACGTCGATGGTGGTGACGGCGAAATAATGCACAGCGACCAAAATGTCTGCCCCAATCCTGCATCTGCTATGCTATCTTCCCCTCCTACTATCACCGGTGAAGGTGTGAATTGTCCGACTCCACCTGCCATGCATACTCCACCCACTAATTACACGAACTGTGAATACGAGTTTAGCGTGCAAAGAAACCTCCAGTACGATCACCGTAACCTCTGCGGCACACACAAACCGAGTTACCACCCACCCTACTCTCAAAGTGATAATCCCATGAACAGTTACAATGACTATTCGTGCGATGCATCTACCTACATGATGAATAGCAACGCGAATGACTATTCCAGTACGTTTAGCGCGGGTAGCCTCAGAAATGTAGACAATAATGTCATAAAGGAGGACTCCTACTACGGTAGTGTAAACCAGGGGGGGTACCTAAACATTAACGAGGCAGGGATGCACAGCGCAGCGATGGGTACCTTCATACATGTGGACGAAATGAGACAAAGAGGTTGCGTCACGTCGCACGAGATGGATTCTAATCACTACGTCCAAATCATGCCCCATGAGGAGGACATCAATTTCAAGCACCTCCGAGAAGATAACATCACGATAGGTGAATGCATAAATTCTGCCTACGCGAAAGGAGGAAACGAAAGGGGCGCCgagcaaaaggaaagaagcagCGAGCATAAGGAAAGAAGCAGCGAGCAAAAGGACAGAAGCAGCGATCAAAAGGACAGAAGCAGCGAGCATAAGGAAAGAAGCAGCGAACAAAGCGAAAGGGACAGCGAACAAAGCGAAAGGGGCAGCGAACAAAGCGAAAGAACCTTCGAAGAAAACAAATCTAGCTTTTCCATGCTGTACCTCTttggaaaagtaaaattcAATATTAGTATCATCGACATCATACATAACAAAACCAATTCGCATGACCTTCTGTGGGTCCCCAGGTGCTGCAATGGAAGCTACGGGAcgttcttaaaaaataactactTAAACGCCAACGAAATAGATAAGCACGTGCCCGAAGACCACATCGATATCGATTGCATAAATCTCAAGCTCATGGAAACCAGGTTCAGCAAAAATGTGGCTAGCTCAAGAACcaccaaaaggaaaaggatgaTTGATATTGACAAAACGGTGCTACACTTTTACAAAGAACACATTAGCGAATTTTtcaacaataaaaataaaatcattagacttaccaaaaaattgtgcaagtataaaaaaaaacggaaatatAATAGCAGCGATAATGGGAAGGGTACCGGGAAGGGTGCCTCGAAGGGTGCCTCCAAGGGTACGTCGATGGGCACGTCGAAGAGCTCCGGAAAGGACGACGAGGAAAACAACGCCCACCCCTacgaaaagcaaaaatgtgtgAGCAGCAAGACGGCCAGTAAAACTAAAtataaggggaaaaagaaggtaAGCCGCCAGGCTTCCCTCGGCGAGGACCCCAAGGTGGATCCCAGCATGGACGGTGAAAATGGTGCAGAGCACAGCGAGGAAAACGACGCAACATGTGATCATCTAAACGACGCAGCATGTGATCATCTAAACGACGCAACATGTGATCATCTAAATGACGCGGACTGTGGTCACCAAAATGACGCCCCCAATGAGTCAGACGCTTATGCGCAAAGTTACGCCCCAAACTACGCCGATGACCAGGCTCACCCAAATTATTATCACCAACCCAGGGATGACAACAGAGACTACTACCACTGCTACACAGGAAACGAACTCAGCGCTAACCAAATGCATGCAGCAAATGCAGACCAACACAACTACCTCTTTAACGAACACGTGAATAGAAACAtcaacaaaatggcaataCAGAATGACCTTCTCCAAAACGAGCAAACCTTTAACGACCCTTTTGTTAATAACATGTTAGGTGATATGTCAACTCGAAACGTAAGcaggaataattttttccccaatatAATGTACCACCATTTTAGTGAACACAGCGATGTTCTCTCGACTCACCTTCATCACCAGCATATTCAGCATCAGCATAATCAGCATCAACAAAATCAGCATCAACACAATCAACATCAACACAATCAGCATCACCATCACCATGAGATGGGGACCTATCCAAACCTGCGCGAGGAAGGTTCCCCAAATGGCGGCACTCTCAGCAGCCTTCCTCCAACCACCTACTACAACCAGCCGAATAGTCAATACTTCTTTCACAACAACCCAAACGCCTTTAAATCAAACTTTGCAAATAATGCGAGTacacgaaaaggaaaaaatcaaaccAAATCTCAAATGAGTTCCTTCAACGCTAAAAACGCAGACACGAAAAGTGCATTGAAATTATCTCAGATACTTGAAgggaataataattttattaacatttcGAATACGTTTATTAACACAAATTTTGCTAAAGAGCTTCATCAGACGAACGATCTGTTGGTCAATCAGAACAACTTCGATTTGAATGTCATGTCTGGCGGGTTAAATGCGAACCAATTTACGCAGTAG
- a CDS encoding hypothetical protein (putative), giving the protein MVTTVQHFTNYEFTMDEPIRDAKSIYKKILHICFHQYDDDNTVKKCNAYLENQLEKGVGEKYIWDLWGSFIVYITLSIIIFLDKEVSDKKNTFAYFFFSFIVGHILVSLNLSLLHTNIHFFQLLCIISYSQFPLVFSSVVNLLVPCRMLRLLFSLWSIVWSTYNCILILAKFIKKNRLLICFFPICLLQFFVATFLLVK; this is encoded by the exons ATGGTGACAACAG ttcAACATTTTACGAATTATGAGTTCACCATGGATGAGCCT ATACGAGACGCGAAAAGTATCTACAAGAAGATATTGCACATCTGCTTTCACCAGTACGATGACGATAACACCGTAAAGAAATGTAATGCTTATTTGGAAAATCAGTTAGAGAAAGGAGTTGGGGAGaagtacatat GGGATTTATGGGGATCTTTTATTGTCTACATAACACTGTCCAT AATCATATTTTTAGATAAGGAAGTCTCTGACAAGAAGAACAcctttgcatatttttttttttccttcatcgtTGGACATATTTTGGTTTCCCTCAATTTATCCCTGCTGCACACAAATAT ACACTTTTTTCAGCTCTTGTGCATCATTAGCTATTCCCAATTTCCGCTGGTGTTTTCCTCCGTCGTGAATTTGCTCGTGCCTTGTCGAATGCTGCggcttttattttccctttggTCGATCGTCTGGTCCACGTACA aTTGCATCCTCATACTGGCaaagtttataaaaaagaacaggTTGCTgatttgcttcttccccatttgcttGCTGCAGTTTTTTGTTGCCACCTTTTTGTTGGTTAAGTGA